The following coding sequences are from one Paenibacillus sp. JDR-2 window:
- a CDS encoding helix-turn-helix domain-containing protein, translating into MSFEEINSLIPCLDYIEAYTRSTPLPAVLGQYHLIVVRRGHVTVFLESGESVICTQGYACHPGSGDYRIEVPRTKAAEYVIFTYRMLPLEQEWTLEGPLGTYSEVKIHYMVDELLRKMQEELPEEGRPEAAAFRYRTRLMLERILYIFLRESLMKKNEGSVARSIEDTITYMNEHYMLPLTLSMLAGRAGMSEGHYTVLFKKQTGRTMTVYLRSLRIEKAKQLFRQTRLPAKEIAQQVGFSDYFYFSRMFKKEVGMSPSEYLTSVKPNQI; encoded by the coding sequence ATGTCATTCGAAGAGATCAATTCCCTTATCCCTTGCCTGGATTACATAGAAGCTTATACACGCTCTACTCCGCTGCCTGCCGTTCTCGGTCAATACCATCTAATTGTTGTCAGACGCGGTCACGTTACGGTCTTTCTAGAGTCAGGCGAATCCGTGATCTGTACGCAGGGCTATGCCTGCCATCCGGGATCGGGCGATTACCGGATCGAGGTCCCGCGGACGAAAGCTGCCGAATACGTCATTTTTACTTACCGCATGCTTCCGCTTGAGCAGGAATGGACACTGGAAGGGCCGCTTGGCACTTATAGCGAGGTGAAAATTCATTATATGGTGGACGAGCTGCTGCGAAAAATGCAGGAGGAGCTTCCCGAGGAGGGCAGGCCGGAAGCCGCCGCATTCCGGTACCGGACACGGCTTATGCTCGAACGGATTCTTTATATTTTCCTGCGGGAATCGCTTATGAAGAAGAACGAAGGTTCGGTTGCCCGCTCTATCGAGGATACGATTACATATATGAACGAGCATTATATGCTCCCTCTTACGCTGTCGATGCTGGCCGGACGGGCCGGTATGAGCGAGGGGCATTATACCGTGCTGTTCAAGAAACAGACCGGCCGTACCATGACGGTTTATCTCCGCAGTCTGCGGATTGAAAAAGCGAAGCAGCTGTTCCGGCAGACCCGCCTTCCGGCCAAGGAGATTGCGCAGCAGGTCGGCTTCTCCGATTACTTCTATTTCAGCCGGATGTTCAAGAAAGAGGTTGGCATGTCTCCTTCCGAATATCTGACTAGCGTCAAACCCAATCAAATCTAA